One Halobaculum roseum DNA segment encodes these proteins:
- a CDS encoding acyl-CoA dehydrogenase family protein, giving the protein MNFELPAEHRMIRDQVREFCEEEIAPIAQDIEDDHRFPEEIFEQLGQLDMMGVPIAEEHGGLGGDTLMYAVVAEELGRVSGGIGLSYVAHTSLGSKPIELFGTDEQREEWLRPLAEGDGMGAWALTEPGSGSDASDMDTTAEKSEARSASERSGAAAEKDGDEYVLNGTKQFITNASVANSVLVKAVTDPEAGYDGISTFIVDPDDEGFEVTTVWDKMGLNCSPTCEIQLNDVRLPEDRLLGEEGDGWDQTKKTLDGGRISIAALSTGLAQGAYEAAKEYSGEREQFGQPISKFDAVRDMVIDMHRKTERARLLTHKAATMYDEGEDVTRASALAKLDASEAAREVAEDSVQVHGGYGYTTDFPPQRFYRDAKLMEIGEGTSEIQHLIIGRQLGL; this is encoded by the coding sequence ATGAACTTCGAGCTGCCCGCGGAACACCGGATGATCCGGGACCAGGTCCGGGAGTTCTGCGAGGAGGAGATCGCTCCCATCGCCCAGGACATCGAGGACGACCACCGCTTCCCCGAGGAGATCTTCGAGCAGCTCGGACAGCTCGACATGATGGGCGTCCCGATCGCCGAGGAGCACGGCGGGCTCGGCGGCGACACCCTCATGTACGCGGTCGTCGCCGAGGAGCTCGGACGCGTTTCCGGCGGCATCGGCCTCTCGTACGTGGCACACACCTCCCTCGGCTCGAAGCCGATCGAGCTGTTCGGCACCGACGAGCAGCGGGAGGAGTGGCTCCGCCCGCTCGCGGAGGGCGACGGCATGGGCGCGTGGGCGCTCACCGAGCCCGGCTCCGGCTCGGACGCCTCCGACATGGACACCACCGCGGAGAAGAGCGAGGCGCGAAGCGCCTCGGAACGGAGCGGCGCAGCCGCGGAGAAGGACGGCGACGAGTACGTCCTGAACGGCACGAAGCAGTTCATCACGAACGCCAGCGTCGCCAACTCGGTGCTCGTGAAGGCCGTCACCGACCCCGAGGCCGGCTACGACGGTATCTCGACGTTCATCGTCGACCCCGACGACGAGGGCTTCGAGGTGACGACCGTCTGGGACAAGATGGGACTCAACTGCTCGCCGACCTGCGAGATCCAGCTGAACGACGTACGGCTCCCGGAGGACCGCCTGCTCGGCGAGGAGGGCGACGGCTGGGACCAGACGAAGAAGACGCTCGACGGCGGCCGGATCTCCATCGCGGCCCTCTCCACCGGGCTCGCGCAGGGCGCCTACGAGGCGGCCAAGGAGTACTCCGGCGAGCGCGAGCAGTTCGGGCAGCCGATCTCGAAGTTCGACGCGGTCCGCGACATGGTCATCGACATGCACCGCAAGACCGAGCGCGCGCGGCTGCTCACACACAAGGCGGCGACGATGTACGACGAGGGCGAGGACGTGACGCGCGCGTCGGCGCTCGCGAAGCTCGACGCCAGCGAGGCCGCCCGCGAGGTCGCCGAGGACTCCGTACAGGTCCACGGCGGCTACGGCTACACCACCGACTTCCCGCCCCAGCGGTTCTACCGCGACGCGAAGCTCATGGAGATCGGCGAAGGGACGAGCGAGATCCAACACCTCATCATCGGCCGCCAGCTCGGGCTGTAA
- a CDS encoding histidine kinase N-terminal 7TM domain-containing protein: protein MVTDLELLVAAAVGSAVVSTGAGGLAYLRTRERTDHAGAAIAATLGLVAVWATVFALQLAAGTTSSGAGLLKLKWLVATPVVTTSLLFAIAYAGHDGWLTPPRVAALAVEPAVAGAVAVVNPGGVFFAAIAPRSVGGATVLVPDPGPALLAHIGYGMLAGAAFVWLLGRVAVRSSGTYRTQAAVLCAGTATPVATATLFVLRPSWAPPFDATPLGFGVVSLLLLVAMARYDLFDVASVAHETVFAGLDDAVVVIDDDGHVVETNPSARDAFELGPDVVGADAERVLPEAVVSSGLLDGDDAEVALDGAADGSDGHPGASRRGPPADPTYFEATSESLGREGLRLLVFRDVTERTEMQRRYRAYVEHSQDVVAVADADGVLEYISPAVESVLGYDPERLEGGVFTDYIHPDDRRSVAEPFAESLGRPGERVRVSFRVEHRDGGWRVLDGVGVNRFHDPHIGGYLLTLRDETQRDRYEQRLRVLTRVLRHDLRNELNVVHGYADVIAAEGGDAAEYAERIQRSAERLASLGTRVRGVDQTLRRTDHGGRPVDVTRVVGEVADRARERFSGMTVTVDADETIAYADELLATAVWNVVENAARHHDGDRPAVAISLSDGDDTVELRIADDGPGIPAEDREAVESGHETQLRHASGLGLWLVRWIVDGVDGELTFVDGADATADDAAAEPIDEIGTVVVIRLRAADAESETASSIEQMDPWGVARAAPERTDGGPDDAGPFGGSAGPQPSTDG, encoded by the coding sequence ATGGTCACAGATCTGGAACTCCTCGTCGCCGCAGCGGTCGGCTCCGCGGTGGTGTCGACCGGCGCGGGGGGGCTCGCGTATCTGCGGACCCGCGAGCGAACGGATCATGCCGGCGCCGCCATCGCCGCGACCCTCGGGCTCGTCGCGGTGTGGGCGACGGTGTTCGCCCTCCAGCTGGCGGCCGGGACCACGTCCTCGGGGGCGGGACTGCTCAAGCTGAAGTGGCTCGTCGCCACGCCCGTTGTCACCACGTCGCTTCTGTTCGCGATCGCGTACGCCGGCCACGACGGATGGCTGACGCCGCCGCGTGTCGCCGCGCTCGCCGTCGAACCCGCCGTCGCCGGCGCGGTCGCCGTGGTGAACCCCGGCGGCGTCTTCTTCGCCGCCATCGCGCCACGGAGCGTCGGCGGCGCGACCGTGCTCGTTCCCGACCCCGGTCCGGCGCTGCTCGCGCACATCGGGTACGGCATGCTCGCCGGCGCGGCGTTCGTCTGGCTGCTGGGGCGGGTCGCGGTTCGCTCGTCTGGCACCTACCGGACGCAGGCGGCCGTGCTGTGTGCGGGAACCGCGACGCCGGTGGCGACCGCGACGCTGTTCGTGCTCCGGCCCTCGTGGGCGCCGCCGTTCGACGCGACGCCGCTGGGCTTCGGCGTGGTGAGCCTGCTGTTGCTCGTCGCGATGGCGAGGTACGACCTGTTCGACGTGGCGTCGGTCGCACACGAGACGGTGTTCGCCGGGCTCGACGACGCGGTCGTCGTCATCGACGACGACGGCCACGTCGTCGAGACGAACCCGTCCGCCCGCGACGCGTTCGAACTCGGCCCCGACGTGGTCGGCGCCGACGCCGAGCGCGTGCTGCCCGAGGCCGTCGTCTCGTCGGGGCTGCTCGACGGCGACGACGCCGAGGTCGCGCTCGACGGGGCCGCCGACGGATCGGACGGTCACCCGGGGGCGTCCCGACGGGGGCCGCCGGCGGATCCGACGTACTTCGAGGCGACCTCTGAGTCGCTCGGGCGCGAGGGACTCCGGCTGCTCGTGTTCCGCGACGTGACCGAGCGCACGGAGATGCAGCGACGCTATCGGGCGTACGTCGAGCACTCGCAGGACGTCGTCGCGGTCGCGGACGCCGACGGCGTCCTCGAGTACATCAGCCCCGCCGTCGAGTCCGTGCTCGGGTACGATCCCGAACGGCTCGAGGGCGGGGTGTTCACCGACTACATCCACCCGGACGACCGTCGCTCGGTCGCCGAGCCGTTCGCGGAGAGCCTCGGCCGGCCGGGCGAGCGCGTCCGCGTCTCCTTCCGGGTCGAACACCGCGACGGCGGCTGGCGCGTCCTCGACGGCGTCGGCGTCAACCGCTTTCACGACCCGCACATCGGCGGCTACCTGCTCACCCTCCGCGACGAGACCCAGCGGGACCGCTACGAACAGCGCCTCCGCGTGTTGACGCGCGTCCTCCGGCACGACCTCCGCAACGAGCTCAACGTCGTGCACGGCTACGCGGACGTGATCGCGGCCGAGGGCGGCGACGCCGCCGAGTACGCCGAGCGCATCCAACGGTCGGCAGAACGGCTCGCCTCGCTCGGGACCCGCGTCCGCGGCGTCGACCAGACGCTTCGGCGGACGGACCACGGCGGCCGCCCGGTGGACGTGACCCGCGTCGTCGGGGAGGTGGCCGACCGCGCCCGCGAGCGGTTCTCGGGGATGACGGTCACCGTCGACGCCGACGAGACGATCGCGTACGCCGACGAGCTGCTCGCCACCGCGGTGTGGAACGTCGTGGAGAACGCCGCTCGCCACCACGACGGCGACCGGCCGGCCGTGGCGATCTCGCTGTCGGACGGCGACGACACGGTCGAACTCCGGATCGCCGACGACGGCCCGGGGATCCCCGCGGAGGACCGCGAGGCGGTCGAGTCGGGTCACGAGACGCAGCTTCGCCACGCCAGCGGGCTGGGCCTCTGGCTCGTCAGGTGGATCGTCGACGGCGTCGACGGCGAACTCACATTTGTCGACGGCGCCGACGCGACCGCCGACGACGCGGCCGCCGAGCCGATCGACGAGATCGGAACGGTCGTCGTCATCCGTCTTCGCGCGGCCGACGCGGAGTCGGAGACGGCGTCGTCGATCGAGCAGATGGACCCGTGGGGCGTCGCCAGGGCGGCCCCCGAGCGGACCGACGGGGGGCCCGATGACGCGGGGCCGTTCGGGGGATCGGCCGGGCCGCAGCCGTCGACCGACGGCTGA
- a CDS encoding sugar phosphate isomerase/epimerase family protein — protein MDADIGFVTQVGIDPRAAVGTAADHGYDYVEVMLDGAGSRNRLAPRREELRGALADHGVGCTVHLPFGSIDPGSPFDAVRSGAVAELEAHLDLASDLGATKATMHPTTDAWAPAHDDESVGDHIVESVRHLDAYAADRDVELVAENVPKGRFDTNRIGELLDRTDVSMCLDTGHARVDGRDDGGIAALIEERADRISHFHLNDVRTADDEHLPIGSGFVDFERLFRALPDDWTGTLSAEVFTHDAAYLGHSLDRIEESLSAAAENGETDAEGDGARRADADRDGGRRGDADRDGDTEGGE, from the coding sequence ATGGACGCGGACATCGGATTCGTCACCCAGGTGGGAATAGACCCCCGTGCGGCGGTCGGGACGGCCGCCGACCACGGCTACGACTACGTCGAGGTGATGCTCGACGGCGCGGGCTCCCGGAACCGACTCGCCCCGCGTCGCGAGGAGCTTCGCGGGGCGCTCGCGGACCACGGCGTCGGCTGCACGGTCCACCTCCCGTTCGGGTCGATCGACCCCGGCTCCCCATTCGACGCGGTCCGCTCGGGCGCCGTCGCCGAGCTTGAGGCGCACCTCGATCTCGCCTCGGACCTGGGCGCGACGAAGGCGACGATGCACCCGACGACGGACGCGTGGGCGCCCGCCCACGACGACGAGTCGGTCGGCGATCACATCGTCGAGTCGGTCCGCCACCTCGACGCATACGCCGCCGACCGCGACGTGGAGCTGGTCGCCGAGAACGTCCCGAAGGGCCGCTTCGACACGAACCGGATCGGCGAGCTGCTCGACCGCACCGACGTGTCGATGTGTCTCGACACCGGCCACGCCCGCGTCGACGGCCGCGACGACGGGGGGATCGCGGCGCTGATCGAGGAGCGCGCCGACCGCATCTCGCATTTCCACCTGAACGACGTGCGCACCGCCGACGACGAGCACCTCCCGATCGGGTCGGGGTTCGTCGACTTCGAGCGGCTGTTCCGGGCGCTCCCCGACGACTGGACGGGGACGCTCTCGGCGGAGGTGTTCACCCACGACGCCGCGTACCTCGGCCACAGCCTCGATCGGATCGAGGAGTCGCTTTCGGCGGCCGCCGAGAACGGGGAGACGGACGCCGAGGGCGACGGTGCGCGCCGCGCGGATGCCGACCGCGACGGTGGTCGCCGCGGCGACGCCGACCGCGACGGCGACACGGAGGGCGGCGAATGA
- a CDS encoding carbohydrate kinase family protein: MTRLVVGECIVDLHPAAASAGDLGDADAYARHPGGAPANVAVGLARLGEAPGLWTRLGDDGFGDFLADTLRGEGIPETFVERDPDAPTGLALVALDADGERSFSLYLEGTAAAALDPATVDDATLADLDWIHVGGVELAHEPSRSAVFDLLDRVPDAATVSFDPNARPSLWREFDYADTLARALPDVDVLVASAEDLDPAGYEGTAEALASGVVADGPHTAVITRGAAGAYARSTADAPWGAGHAEHPGFEADVVDTTGAGDAFTAGAIAALDGGSSLSDALRFANAVGARATTAQGAMAALPTRAEVEAFLDGEGDR; encoded by the coding sequence ATGACCCGCCTCGTCGTCGGTGAGTGCATCGTCGACCTCCACCCGGCGGCCGCCTCGGCGGGCGACCTCGGCGACGCCGACGCGTACGCCCGCCACCCGGGCGGCGCGCCGGCGAACGTCGCCGTCGGGCTCGCGCGCCTCGGCGAGGCGCCGGGGCTGTGGACCCGCCTCGGCGACGACGGCTTCGGCGACTTCCTCGCGGACACGCTCCGGGGGGAGGGGATCCCGGAGACGTTCGTCGAGCGCGACCCGGACGCGCCGACCGGCCTCGCGCTCGTCGCGCTCGACGCCGACGGCGAGCGGTCGTTCTCGCTGTACCTGGAGGGGACTGCCGCGGCCGCGCTCGACCCCGCGACCGTCGACGACGCGACGCTCGCGGACCTCGACTGGATCCACGTCGGCGGCGTCGAGTTGGCCCACGAGCCGTCACGCTCGGCAGTGTTCGACCTACTCGACCGCGTCCCCGACGCCGCTACCGTCTCGTTCGACCCGAACGCGCGCCCGTCGTTGTGGCGTGAGTTCGACTACGCCGACACGCTCGCGCGGGCGCTCCCGGACGTGGACGTGCTCGTCGCCTCCGCGGAGGACCTCGACCCCGCCGGCTACGAGGGGACCGCCGAGGCGCTCGCCTCCGGCGTCGTCGCCGACGGGCCACACACCGCCGTGATCACCCGCGGGGCGGCGGGCGCGTACGCACGCTCGACCGCCGACGCGCCGTGGGGCGCCGGCCACGCCGAGCACCCAGGGTTCGAGGCCGACGTGGTCGACACGACCGGCGCGGGCGACGCCTTCACCGCCGGCGCGATCGCGGCGCTCGACGGGGGGTCGTCGCTTTCGGACGCGCTGCGGTTCGCGAACGCCGTGGGCGCGCGCGCGACGACCGCGCAGGGGGCGATGGCGGCACTGCCGACGCGCGCGGAGGTGGAGGCGTTCCTCGACGGCGAGGGCGATCGATAG
- a CDS encoding MFS transporter — MDRARRWLVAWGLGYAAVGGASVLVPLYAIALDASLAFVGLIAATAALVGVPGALAWAGLAARTRRRRPFVLVALGATAVVLALVPLATTPVAVLVLNAALWFVVAAAVPVLNLIVVEGAPVDDWDGHIASLNAWQGYGWVGGLLVGTAWTLAVPGFGVDPIAGQRLLFLVLAGVAAAALLLARAWYPEPSTVSAERFRRVYARLPHANWGAGRYLRASLYGPARIFWELRALRKGSGSRRTGSRIPIPLAGFSASLRRYVLAVVVFSLGFAVFWGPVPAFLAERVDDGAVFGVYLAGNLGSAVCYGPAGRLAGRYAPRVVQAGALAGRGALFPGVALVGVVLPAAAPPALAGYALAFGLIGATWAFIAVTTAGIVSRLADESTRGAALGAQAAAAGLATAVGSALGGAVAGAAGYLATFALGAALVFVGLAGVVLDR; from the coding sequence GTGGATCGCGCCCGCCGCTGGTTGGTCGCCTGGGGACTGGGGTACGCCGCCGTCGGCGGCGCCTCCGTGCTGGTGCCGCTGTACGCGATCGCGTTGGACGCCAGCCTGGCGTTCGTCGGCCTCATCGCCGCGACCGCGGCGCTGGTGGGCGTCCCCGGCGCGCTCGCGTGGGCCGGCCTCGCGGCCCGGACGCGCCGCCGGCGGCCGTTCGTCCTCGTCGCGCTCGGCGCGACCGCGGTGGTGCTCGCGCTCGTGCCGCTGGCGACGACGCCGGTGGCCGTGTTGGTGCTCAACGCCGCACTATGGTTCGTCGTCGCCGCCGCGGTCCCCGTCCTGAACCTGATCGTCGTCGAGGGCGCGCCCGTCGACGACTGGGACGGCCACATCGCCTCGCTGAACGCCTGGCAGGGGTACGGCTGGGTCGGCGGCCTGCTCGTCGGCACCGCGTGGACGCTCGCCGTCCCCGGGTTCGGCGTCGACCCGATCGCGGGCCAGCGCCTGCTGTTTCTCGTTCTCGCGGGCGTCGCGGCGGCGGCCTTGCTGCTCGCTCGGGCGTGGTACCCCGAACCGTCGACCGTCTCCGCCGAGCGCTTCCGCCGGGTGTACGCCCGACTCCCCCACGCGAACTGGGGCGCCGGGCGCTACCTCCGCGCGAGCCTCTACGGCCCGGCGCGGATCTTCTGGGAGCTTCGTGCGCTCCGGAAGGGGTCGGGATCGCGACGGACCGGCAGCCGGATCCCGATCCCGCTCGCCGGCTTCTCCGCGTCGCTGCGGCGGTACGTCCTCGCGGTCGTCGTCTTCTCGCTGGGGTTCGCCGTCTTCTGGGGGCCGGTGCCGGCGTTCCTCGCCGAGCGCGTCGACGACGGGGCCGTCTTCGGCGTCTACCTCGCGGGCAACCTCGGCTCGGCGGTCTGTTACGGGCCGGCGGGTCGACTCGCCGGGCGGTACGCCCCGCGGGTCGTGCAGGCGGGCGCGCTCGCCGGCCGGGGAGCCCTCTTCCCCGGCGTCGCGCTCGTGGGCGTCGTCCTCCCGGCGGCCGCGCCCCCGGCGCTGGCGGGCTATGCGCTCGCGTTCGGGCTCATCGGCGCGACGTGGGCGTTCATCGCGGTCACCACCGCCGGCATCGTCAGCCGTCTCGCCGACGAGTCGACCCGCGGCGCCGCCCTCGGCGCGCAGGCGGCGGCCGCGGGGCTCGCGACCGCCGTCGGCTCCGCCCTGGGAGGAGCGGTCGCCGGCGCCGCGGGCTACCTCGCGACGTTCGCGCTGGGTGCCGCGCTGGTGTTCGTCGGATTGGCGGGCGTCGTGCTCGACCGATGA
- a CDS encoding uracil-xanthine permease family protein, which translates to MHGDDDAEGRDVGDDIGDRGGDGGSLITYGIEDRPPFLQSLGLGFQHYLTMVGANIAVPLILAGAMGMPDQFVPRFVGTFFVVSGIATLAQTTLGNRYPIVQGAPFSMLAPALAIVGVVVANPPGGGVEAWRAALLQLQGAIVVAALFEVAIGYLGLVGRLRRYFSPVVIAPVIVLIGLTLFTAPQVASATQNWPLLLFTFGLIALFSQFLGNRARAFQLFPVLLGIVVAYAVALALSAAGVYAPDTPGFVDLQPVFEAPLAVAIYPLQWGVPQVTTSFVVGMLAGVIASIIESLGDYHAVARLSGVGAPSEKRITHGIGMEGVANVFAGLMGAGGSTSYSENIGAIGLTGVASRYVVQVGAAAMLVVGFFGPFGALIASIPDPVVGGLYVAMFGQIVGVGLSNLKYVDLDSQRNLFVLGVSLFAGLFVPEYFSNVAAAAPDGVGGAAFFAQSMAAVPVLGPALGAEVVANTVFVVGSTGISVGGIVAFTLDNVIPGTDEERGLADWARTAEADEDFLSAYDRFVRGDDTEATRAD; encoded by the coding sequence ATGCACGGGGACGACGACGCCGAGGGTCGCGATGTCGGCGACGATATCGGTGACAGAGGCGGAGACGGGGGATCGCTCATCACCTACGGGATCGAGGACCGGCCGCCGTTCCTGCAGTCGCTGGGGCTGGGGTTCCAACACTACCTCACGATGGTCGGGGCCAACATCGCCGTCCCGCTGATCCTCGCGGGCGCGATGGGGATGCCCGACCAGTTCGTCCCGCGGTTCGTCGGGACGTTCTTCGTCGTCTCCGGGATCGCCACGCTCGCACAGACGACGCTCGGGAACCGCTACCCGATCGTGCAGGGGGCGCCCTTCTCGATGCTGGCGCCGGCGCTGGCGATCGTCGGCGTCGTCGTCGCGAACCCGCCCGGCGGCGGGGTCGAGGCGTGGCGCGCCGCCCTGTTGCAGCTGCAGGGCGCGATCGTCGTCGCCGCCCTGTTCGAGGTCGCGATCGGCTATCTGGGCCTCGTGGGTCGCCTGCGGCGCTACTTCTCCCCGGTCGTGATCGCACCGGTGATCGTCCTCATCGGGCTGACGCTGTTCACTGCCCCGCAGGTCGCGAGCGCGACGCAGAACTGGCCGCTGCTCCTGTTCACGTTCGGGCTCATCGCCCTCTTCTCGCAGTTCCTCGGCAACCGCGCGCGAGCGTTCCAGCTGTTCCCCGTCCTGTTGGGCATCGTCGTCGCCTACGCGGTCGCGTTGGCGTTGTCCGCGGCGGGCGTGTACGCGCCGGACACGCCGGGGTTCGTCGACCTCCAGCCCGTGTTCGAGGCGCCGCTGGCGGTCGCGATCTACCCGCTCCAGTGGGGCGTGCCGCAGGTGACGACGAGCTTCGTCGTCGGGATGCTCGCGGGCGTGATCGCGTCGATCATCGAGTCGCTGGGCGACTACCACGCCGTCGCGCGCCTCTCGGGCGTGGGCGCGCCCTCCGAGAAGCGCATCACCCACGGCATCGGCATGGAGGGGGTCGCGAACGTGTTCGCGGGGCTGATGGGCGCGGGCGGCTCGACCTCCTACTCGGAGAACATCGGCGCCATCGGGCTCACGGGCGTCGCCTCCCGCTACGTCGTGCAGGTGGGCGCGGCCGCGATGCTCGTCGTCGGCTTCTTCGGCCCGTTCGGCGCGCTCATCGCCAGCATCCCCGACCCCGTGGTCGGCGGCCTGTACGTCGCGATGTTCGGCCAGATCGTCGGCGTCGGCCTCTCGAACCTGAAGTACGTCGACCTGGACTCCCAGCGCAACCTCTTCGTGCTCGGCGTCTCGCTGTTCGCCGGGCTGTTCGTCCCGGAGTACTTCTCGAACGTCGCCGCCGCCGCGCCCGACGGCGTCGGGGGCGCCGCCTTCTTCGCACAGAGCATGGCAGCAGTGCCCGTCCTCGGGCCGGCGCTGGGCGCCGAGGTTGTCGCGAACACCGTGTTCGTCGTCGGCTCGACCGGCATCAGCGTCGGCGGGATCGTCGCGTTCACCCTCGACAACGTGATCCCCGGCACCGACGAGGAGCGCGGGCTCGCCGACTGGGCGCGCACCGCCGAGGCCGACGAGGACTTCCTGTCGGCGTACGACCGGTTCGTCCGCGGCGACGACACCGAGGCGACGCGGGCGGACTGA
- a CDS encoding M24 family metallopeptidase: MTDADAPDAPSADDAPYARRLDAARDRLRGSEGDALVLFPSTNLRYLTGYSEHPSERHFLLFVVPDADPVFLVPELSGEQVRAESAVADVRTWGDDEDPVAAVESVAADLALANDAPHVLVDDTMHARFTQDLREVLSGATFGLASEVLADLRVIKDDAEVAALRRAGEAADAVIRELRADGDDVVGMMETELARHIEDRLVANGGVDVSFETIVGSGPNGAMPHHTHGDRVIRAGDPVVLDFGTRVDGYPSDQTRTLVFGDASPPEGFREVHRVVREAQEAAVEAVEPGVTTGEIDAAAREVIEEAGYGEEFVHRTGHGVGLDVHEEPFVVAGGERELEPGMVFSVEPGIYLPDEFGVRVEDLVVVTDDGCVRLNRTDRDWKTA; encoded by the coding sequence ATGACCGACGCAGACGCCCCCGACGCCCCGTCCGCCGACGATGCGCCGTACGCCCGCCGCCTCGACGCCGCCCGCGACCGCCTCCGTGGCAGCGAGGGCGACGCGCTCGTGCTGTTCCCGAGTACGAACCTCCGCTACCTCACGGGCTACAGCGAGCATCCCAGCGAGCGCCACTTCCTGCTGTTCGTCGTGCCCGACGCCGACCCGGTGTTCCTCGTCCCGGAACTGTCCGGCGAGCAGGTGCGCGCCGAGTCGGCCGTGGCGGACGTGCGCACGTGGGGCGACGACGAGGACCCCGTCGCGGCCGTCGAGTCCGTCGCGGCCGACCTCGCGCTCGCGAACGACGCCCCGCACGTCCTCGTCGACGACACCATGCACGCCCGGTTCACCCAGGACCTCCGCGAGGTACTGTCGGGGGCGACGTTCGGGCTCGCGAGCGAGGTGCTCGCGGACCTGCGGGTGATCAAGGACGACGCGGAGGTCGCCGCGCTCCGCCGCGCGGGCGAGGCCGCCGACGCGGTGATCCGCGAGCTCCGGGCCGACGGCGACGACGTAGTCGGGATGATGGAGACGGAGCTCGCGCGCCACATCGAGGACCGCCTCGTCGCCAACGGCGGGGTCGACGTCTCCTTCGAGACGATCGTCGGCTCGGGGCCCAACGGCGCGATGCCCCACCACACCCACGGCGACCGCGTGATCCGGGCGGGCGATCCCGTCGTCCTCGACTTCGGCACCCGCGTCGACGGCTACCCGTCCGACCAGACGCGCACGCTCGTGTTCGGTGACGCGTCGCCGCCCGAGGGCTTCCGCGAGGTCCACCGCGTCGTCCGCGAGGCACAGGAGGCGGCCGTCGAGGCGGTCGAGCCGGGCGTCACGACCGGCGAGATCGACGCCGCCGCCCGCGAGGTCATCGAGGAGGCCGGCTACGGCGAGGAGTTCGTCCACCGCACGGGCCACGGGGTCGGCCTCGACGTACACGAGGAGCCGTTCGTCGTCGCCGGCGGCGAGCGCGAACTGGAGCCGGGAATGGTGTTCAGCGTCGAGCCCGGGATCTACCTCCCCGACGAGTTCGGCGTCCGGGTCGAGGACCTGGTCGTCGTCACCGACGACGGCTGCGTCCGTCTGAACCGGACCGACCGCGACTGGAAGACGGCGTAG
- a CDS encoding ZIP family metal transporter → MVDAGAYAFVFLAGLITALATGLGAIPFFLVDEIGDRWNVVLWGLASGIMLGASLFGLVSEGLAYGGPLELGVGAAAGVLLVVVAHEVIEDVEVHPRKYEEADYRKLLLILGVLTVHSFPEGVAVGVSFAELGFDTPGGLLVFGTAVPLLAVFMTVAISIHNVPEGVAVSIPLRSMDVSPPRMVWWAVFSSLPQPVGAVIAFYFVTLAERFLPVGFGFAAGAMVYLVLTEFIPEALELGEGLAGDGKRELVAGVLVGIGAMVPLLAVTSV, encoded by the coding sequence ATGGTCGACGCCGGCGCGTACGCGTTCGTGTTCCTCGCGGGGTTGATCACCGCGCTCGCGACCGGACTGGGCGCGATCCCCTTCTTCCTCGTCGACGAGATCGGCGACCGCTGGAACGTCGTCCTGTGGGGGCTCGCGTCGGGGATCATGCTCGGCGCGTCGCTGTTCGGGCTGGTGAGCGAGGGGCTCGCGTACGGCGGGCCGCTGGAGCTGGGCGTCGGCGCCGCCGCGGGCGTCCTGCTGGTCGTCGTCGCCCACGAGGTGATCGAGGACGTGGAGGTCCATCCCCGGAAGTACGAGGAGGCCGACTACCGGAAGCTCCTGCTCATCCTGGGCGTGCTGACGGTCCACAGCTTCCCCGAGGGCGTCGCCGTCGGCGTCTCCTTCGCGGAACTCGGGTTCGACACGCCCGGCGGCCTCCTCGTGTTCGGCACGGCGGTGCCGCTGCTCGCGGTGTTCATGACCGTCGCCATCTCGATCCACAACGTCCCCGAGGGCGTGGCGGTGTCGATCCCGCTGCGCTCGATGGACGTGTCGCCGCCGAGGATGGTGTGGTGGGCGGTGTTCTCCAGCCTCCCGCAGCCGGTCGGGGCGGTGATCGCGTTCTACTTCGTCACGCTCGCCGAGCGGTTCCTCCCGGTCGGCTTCGGCTTCGCCGCGGGCGCGATGGTGTATCTCGTGCTCACGGAGTTCATCCCGGAGGCGCTGGAGCTGGGCGAGGGGCTCGCGGGCGACGGGAAACGCGAGCTCGTCGCCGGCGTCCTCGTCGGGATCGGCGCGATGGTGCCGCTGCTGGCGGTCACGTCGGTGTAG
- a CDS encoding DUF7545 family protein yields the protein MVGTETYTVTGPDGDSDEVDLPEGLVDMLAEQGENPSEVISDVVLQAFAQQAHAIAHHSEGQPPQDVLDINEKAEELFEERFGQSLSDAMGHSH from the coding sequence ATGGTTGGAACTGAAACCTACACAGTCACCGGACCGGACGGCGACAGCGACGAGGTCGACCTCCCCGAGGGGCTCGTCGACATGCTCGCCGAGCAGGGCGAGAACCCCAGCGAGGTCATCAGCGACGTGGTCCTCCAGGCGTTCGCCCAGCAGGCCCACGCCATCGCCCACCACAGCGAGGGCCAGCCGCCCCAGGACGTGCTCGACATCAACGAGAAGGCCGAGGAGCTGTTCGAGGAGCGCTTCGGGCAGAGCCTCTCGGACGCGATGGGCCACTCGCACTAA